GGAGCAAAACCATTCATGATGACACAGGCAACATGGGGAATGGCTTATCAACCCTGTACACAGCCAGGCACACCTCAGAATCTCACAGCAACTGGTGGAAACAGGCGTGTTAGCCTTTCATGGATGCCAGGCAATCCTGCACCTGCTGGTGGATATAATATTTACTATGATCAGGCAGGCAAAAAGCTCTATAGAGCAAGTGTGCCTGCTGGAACAACAACCTACACAGATACAGGCCTGAGAGGTAGAACAACATACTGCTATTCAGTTACAGCCTGGAATGACTGTAATGGAAATGGCATTTATGATCCTGGAATAGACATGGAGAGTGCCCACAGTAACGTAGCCTGCGCTACTACAAAATAAAGGTAATGGGAGGGGTTAAAAATCCCCTCCCATTTTCAAATGGATAGAAAAATGAAGGCGATTTATGTTTTTTTAATATTATTTTCTCTTTTTGGCTGTTATGATAAACAGAAGATAGATATAAATTCAAAGGACATAGTTGCCAGAGTTAATGGCGAACCTATTTATCTTGGAGATGTATACAGAAGGATTCAGGCGACCTTTGGGGAGATAAAAAAAGAAGAGATTCCTGAAGATAGATGGAGGATGATATTTGAAGGAGCCTTTGAATCAGAACTTATTGATAAGATTATTTTAATGGAGGCTAAGAAGGAAAATATATCAGTTCCTCCAGAGGTTGTAAGGGAGAGGGTTGAAAGAATCAAGGACTCGATGGGCGATGATAATTTCAAAAAAATGCTCAAAGACAGGAAAGCACGGGAAGAAGATTTCTGGAGGTTTTTAGAAGAAAGGGAAATGATAGAGATATATAAGAACAAAATTGTAGGTCAGATTGATATAGATGAGAAAACATTAAGGGATTATTACGAAGGACATAAAAAGGAATTCATTGAACCTGAAAAGGTTAGACTTGAACTTATCAGAGTCACAGATGAGGCTAAGGCAGAGGAAATATTCCGTCGGTGGAGAAGTGGAGAGGATTTTGAAAAATTGGCAGCTGAATATAGATCAGAAGGTAATTATAAAAGTGCTGCGAGATTGAGAGCTTTGCCTCTTAAGGAACTTCCAGATGATATTGCCTCTCATGTCAGTAAGGGACAGCAGGGAGAGATACTTGAGCCAATAAGGTCAGGAAATCTCATATACATAATAAAGATACTGGAAAAGTTTCCACCAAGAGACCTTGTTTTTGAAGAAGTAAAGGATGAGATAAAGAGAATCCTTGTATCCAGAAAAGAAAAGTCAAAAATAGAAGAATGGTATCTTTCGAAATTAAAAGAAGTAAAAGTTGAGTATCTGATGAGATATTAATGCTTTTGCCTAT
Above is a window of Thermodesulfovibrionales bacterium DNA encoding:
- a CDS encoding fibronectin type III domain-containing protein, with protein sequence GAKPFMMTQATWGMAYQPCTQPGTPQNLTATGGNRRVSLSWMPGNPAPAGGYNIYYDQAGKKLYRASVPAGTTTYTDTGLRGRTTYCYSVTAWNDCNGNGIYDPGIDMESAHSNVACATTK
- a CDS encoding peptidyl-prolyl cis-trans isomerase codes for the protein MKAIYVFLILFSLFGCYDKQKIDINSKDIVARVNGEPIYLGDVYRRIQATFGEIKKEEIPEDRWRMIFEGAFESELIDKIILMEAKKENISVPPEVVRERVERIKDSMGDDNFKKMLKDRKAREEDFWRFLEEREMIEIYKNKIVGQIDIDEKTLRDYYEGHKKEFIEPEKVRLELIRVTDEAKAEEIFRRWRSGEDFEKLAAEYRSEGNYKSAARLRALPLKELPDDIASHVSKGQQGEILEPIRSGNLIYIIKILEKFPPRDLVFEEVKDEIKRILVSRKEKSKIEEWYLSKLKEVKVEYLMRY